From the Pangasianodon hypophthalmus isolate fPanHyp1 chromosome 18, fPanHyp1.pri, whole genome shotgun sequence genome, the window GCTacttctaaaaacaaaacaattgtaTTTCCATATGAGATGTCTGGTTATCAGAAACTACTAACATAATTTTTCTGTTAGCTAAGCAAGaatgtagctaactagctaaattagctTGCTAGTACCCTGCTGGTTTTAAGTAGTCTATGTTAGGCTTTATTACTCTTgaactaaaaagaaaagaattagcTGACTGACCAGCTAATTTATATCAgctatgtattttaaaatattccagCATTCAAGCATGAGgactgttttactgtttttgtaGTTAGTAAGCTAGCTTGTGTTACTTAGGTCTAAATAGCTGGTGTTGTACTAGATGTATTTGAGCTAAATTAAATTTGtactattaaattaaatatgtttctgttcaaaaatgattaataaaatcattttagacaGTTAACTGATAAGATTAATCAATGTAAATTCACTGGCTGGTCAAAGCTGACAGATTCTCTAGGCTACGGTTGTAGGCTAGGCTCTCACGCTAACCACATATACACAACGCTCAATCCTCACAGCACAACAAACTTATCTTTATTCTCAGGTTTCAGGATGTCATGTTTAAATCCAAAAGTAATCAGGAATTGACACAAGTTCCACTCAATAAAGAAAACATGTCAGACCAAAAATTTAGCACAAACATATTGTAAGAACAGATATTGTTGCATTTGGCAAACTGTTGATTAGTTGTATATTCTGCAGTGCATCTTGGATTTAAACAGAGGGGGGAAATGCACATCATAAAAATATcactatatttaaaatatacaggtAAGTGTATGAATATGACATTGTATCCCTTGATACAAATTCTGGTGCACAAGGACACCAAGTCCTATTCATATACCTATATTCTAAATATAGTGatattttatgtgcatttttgtctgttaaTAATCATCAAAGTACATTTATATtacttattaatataaatattcagttcagttttatttgtatagcacttttaacaatggacattgtcacaaagcagctttacacaactATATAAATTATggacataaattttaaatttataaatgtatccctaatgagcaagccagaggcgacagtggcaaggaaaatctccctgagaggacatgaggaagaaaccatgagagaaaccagactcagtagggaacccatcctcatcgggtgacaccggatagtgtgataACTTTATACTATACAAACAAAAAGTGCtaattgtgttaacaggaatgtatgagcttatgagcaacttataaGTATGAGcgtcagagtcatttctgactcattttcattataattttaaCTTCAAGTCTATTGTGTtaaagttatcaactgttcaatggagacttgagtgcaagtTGTTTTTAGCAATGTCCTAAGGCTGTCCAAGGAACAACATCCACAGCCAAATATCTCAAATATTAACTTGATTGTTGCCAAACACTAAAGAAAAGATTCCTGTATGTTGATCCATTGGACATGTAGGCTATTAAAACAACTCACTAGCAGCATATAGGATGAATTTAGATATATTGGGACACTTTTAGTATTTTCTAAGCTTTCTTTGCATCACTAAAAGAAATATCCCAACAAATGACACATGTAACAGAAAAATATCATATTCGGAAGAAGCATGGCTTGTCAAAATAAACTGATGTTTGGTCATTTAGAATACATGCTGTCATCTAAttacatgtttaaaacattatttatttgtcatcATGTTTAAATCATTATTGCAATAACAGGATTTTTAAACATCATATCCAAGCATATCATATCCAGTGCGCGTGAAGCGCGTGCTCCCTCTACTGGCCAGTGTAAGGATGTGAACAGCAGTGTAAATATTCCCAGGATGCCCGGTTGGTACCATTAAAAAGTTGgatattttgcacatttcttttaaatgatCGTGCCCTTTAGCCATGGCGTCCAAATGCATTTCCTAcaatttcagggttttttttttttttgttttgttttttttttgcattctacTGAGTGCAAATGCAGTGAAAGTAACCAAGTGGCTAAGATACAATGTCTTGACGCGCACCCAATCAGTTTGTGGCGTGTGGGCACGAGAAAAGTCAACACCATGTCAAAATGCAATTATGGCTTGCAGCAGCCAATTAACTTCACTCcaaaccagcaaaaaaaaaggtgtacaCACTCCAAACAACCCCATCCTTCCGTTTCTCGTTCATGGGGGCGAGCGTTGCGTCAAAACGGGAAACGAGGAGTGGCGCGTGGATGCGCTTAAATAGCCAGCCTTTACACACCAGAACACACAACTTCGACTCCTCTGActgttttagtttattttattttcatttattttgccaGATTAGACTTGGGATCATGATGCGCGAAGCTGTTCGCCGCCTGCACGTGCGCGCTCTCGTGGCGCTGTGGCTCGGGACGCTTCACGGATGCAGAAATATTCAAGCCGCCCCGAACCCTTCCTCACCGCTGCAAAGCTCCAACTGGGGCAACCCGCGGAGATACGTGCACCTGCAAACCAGCACCGAGCTCAACAACTTCTACCTGGAGATCAGCCTGACTGGACACGTGCGCAAAACCACGCACCGGGGTTCATACAGTGAGTGCGCATTTTTACGATTTGCACCTCAGGTGTCGATTTACTTCAGTGTTGAATTACTTCCTTCAACACTGAACGCGTTGTTGCTCGATATCTAATTGTTTACTACTCCACTTGCTTTCTGCAGAATTTATTTCTGACTCATTTGCATCATTTCAACAGGTGTGATGTTACTGAAAGCTGAGAGCAGGGACCAGATTGCAATATATGGAGTGAAGAGTAATCGGTTCTTGTGCATGGACGCACTTGGAAATCTTTTTACATCTGTAAGTGTCTTTGATAAAATTTATAGACCTACTTTAATCTAAAGATTGCCCGTTATGCTTTCTTAGAATTAAAGTTTCACTAGAATAACCAGACTTTTTTTGCGAAAACCTTTTACGCACATACAAGTTGAGTTGGTAAACTGACATTTTTAATCCGGTAGCAAAATTTTACAAAGGTTTAAATGCAATCTAAATAGGTCACGTAGGTATATGACACtgtaacactaacactgtaGTGGGAACACTGGAAGATTATAACACAAGGAGGATAGGTTAATAATTACGCACGGTAAATGTTACTGTATTGAGTAATTGTGCGCTAAAAAGGGCAACAGTACTGTGAAgtggagaaaagaaaactgtaaaTTAAGTGTTAACATTTTTCTGGAATCACATGTATAAAGGTaatgagagaaatgagagaaatttgtttgtaaatgtggGTATACTGAAACTAATCCCTTATAATATAGCCCTAGCCTATGAAAATCCATGGACGCgcatatttttgtaaatattgtggTTATTGcttttaacatgtttaaaagCTAATATAGTAACTGTTGCTTgtgcacctctctctctctctctctctctctcaggcggTTTGCCACAGGGATGACTGCCTCTTCCATCACAAGCTCTTGGAAAACCACCGCGACGTGTACTACTCCACCCGGAGCAGCATACTGCTGGATCTGGATGGTGTGAAGCAGGTGTACTCAGCGGGCCGCAACCTGCCGCAGACGTCCCTCTTCCTGTCTGAGAAGAGCACGGTTCCGCTGGAGCGCCTGCAGCACCGGGAGCGACGGGACCGCCAGGCGGAGGCGCCCGAGGCGCAGCGCGCACGCGCGCTCGCCTTTCTCGCCGAGGAGTCGGACTCGCGCGCAGCCCGCGACGACGACGCCGACCTCGATGTGGAGCGCCCGGAGGACCGCAAGAGCTCGCGGGAAACGCACGCGTCACCGAACGACGACGACCCGTGGGACGTGGAGCACGTCAGGAACCCCGGGAGTCCCCGGATGTCAGGGACAATGGGGTGAAGTCCCTCGTCCCTTCGTCGTGACTGGACAGCAGGTGGACCGCAGAAAGTCCCCACGCAGTGCTGAATTAACGCCTTCAGATAATATCAAATAATATAGGACACGCGTGTCATAGACGCTCACTGACAACCtctttaattacacaataaatgaactgaaaataattatttacagtGCAGCATTTTGCTAACGTGGAGAGAAAACACCAGTACACACAGTCTGAGTTTCTAACAGTGTTTCACATTGTCTGAATCCATCAAACTTCAACATGATTGGCTTTAACTGTGTTGATCCAGCAACATTTGGGGTTAGATAGCTTTCTGATACGTTAAGATCTTGATCACGtgactatgcaaaaaaaaagtaacaggtCTACTATAATATTTGTTGCCCATATTATAACATTTGCCAAACAAACTAGACCTAATTTTCTAACAAAGAAACACGTGTGTCAGTACGGAAATACACACCGATACACACCAACTGTGGTTCAGAACTGTGTGGTTTAATCTTTTCATGCACTTGGGATCAACGTTGGGAATTTCTCTTGTGTAAAAACTGTG encodes:
- the fgf23 gene encoding fibroblast growth factor 23; the protein is MGASVASKRETRSGAWMRLNSQPLHTRTHNFDSSDCFSLFYFHLFCQIRLGIMMREAVRRLHVRALVALWLGTLHGCRNIQAAPNPSSPLQSSNWGNPRRYVHLQTSTELNNFYLEISLTGHVRKTTHRGSYSVMLLKAESRDQIAIYGVKSNRFLCMDALGNLFTSAVCHRDDCLFHHKLLENHRDVYYSTRSSILLDLDGVKQVYSAGRNLPQTSLFLSEKSTVPLERLQHRERRDRQAEAPEAQRARALAFLAEESDSRAARDDDADLDVERPEDRKSSRETHASPNDDDPWDVEHVRNPGSPRMSGTMG